One Archangium violaceum genomic window, GGACTGGCGCGAGCAAGGCCCTGCGCTCGCGGATCACCAACACCCGGCAGGACATCGCGGATGCGTCCGCGAAGCAAGTGGAGGGAGCCGGGCGCAAGGTGAAGGTCCCTCGTTTCAAGGACGACCTCCGGCCAAGGCGAACCCAGGTCTGGCTGGACGCAGCCGGCCTCCAGTCGCACCTGGAGATGTGCGAGACCCGGCTTGCCCACCTCGAGCGAATCTCCACCACGTTGGAAAAAGGGGCACTGGGAGCAGCGGTACCAGGGGAGCCGGAGCTACCCGAGGTGGTCAAAGTCCGGGCGGCGGAGGCTCGGCTGAAAGTAGCGAAAGAGCAGTTTGACCGCGCTCAGCAGACGGACACTCCGGTCCGCAGTGCCTACCGCATCAGCTGGCGGCTTTACGGTCACTCCATCTTCAACCCGTTCCGCTATCTGGCTGACCCGGCACAGCTTGCCCAGGAGGTGGAGAATCGACTCGGCGCTCCACCCGTGGAACTGCGGGCAGACCCAACCATCTTGTGGAAGATCGAGGAGAGATTCCGGGATCTTCTGTAGCTGAGGTGGGCGCGACAGGATGGACGGAGGGTCTCCGGTGAGAGACAGGAGAGGGGCAGTGCGGAGAGGTGGCTGTCACTCTCGCAAGAGCCCTGGTCGCGGAGTTGCAGTGCGTGCCGCCCCTGCGAGTGCTGGCGGGGAGGCGGGGAGTGGCGGGGCCGAGTGTGGGGGAGGTGATGGGGCGCGTGCTGCGCATCCAGGGGATGAGCGTGCGCGGGGTGCAGATGCGGCCCGGGGGACTGGTGGTGCAGGTGCGCCCCCGCCAGCGCAAGCCGCGCTGTGGAGTGTGCGGCCGGCCCGCCCCAGGCTACGACACGAAACCTGGACGACTGTGGCGGCACCTGGCGCTGGGAGAAACCATCTTCTGGCTGCGGTACGCCCCGCGCCGGGTGCGCTGCCGGGAGCATGGAGTGAGGGTGGAGCGGGTGCCCTGGGCGGCGCACGGCTCGAGCTTCACGCACGCCTTCGAGGAGCTGGTGGCCTGGCAGGCGCAACGTCTGGACAAGTCGTCCATCTGCCGGTTGCTGGGCATCAACTGGCGCACGGTGGGCACCATCATCGAGCGACTGGTGGAGGAGCGCCTGTCGCCTGGGCGCCTGGAGGGGCTGCAAGTCATTGGGGTGGACGAGCTGGGCTGGCGCGCCGGGCACCAGTACGTGAGTCTGGTGGTGGACCACCTGCGCTCGCGAGTCGTCTGGG contains:
- a CDS encoding helix-turn-helix domain-containing protein, whose translation is MAGPSVGEVMGRVLRIQGMSVRGVQMRPGGLVVQVRPRQRKPRCGVCGRPAPGYDTKPGRLWRHLALGETIFWLRYAPRRVRCREHGVRVERVPWAAHGSSFTHAFEELVAWQAQRLDKSSICRLLGINWRTVGTIIERLVEERLSPGRLEGLQVIGVDELGWRAGHQYVSLVVDHLRSRVVWVAEGRAKRRSTASSTSWERRGRRS